The Fusarium graminearum PH-1 chromosome 2, whole genome shotgun sequence genome includes a region encoding these proteins:
- a CDS encoding 2-oxoglutarate dehydrogenase E1 component, with product MLRNSLCRASSQLLRGARCSAASSTASISTLSARTSSWKLAASRRPLAVGARRTYATSATSSPPDPNDNFLSGSTASYIDEMYMQWRQDPESVHVSWQVYFKNMEGGEMPISQAFQPPPNLVPGMTGGVPRLSGNLAMEDGSDVTNHLKVQLLVRAYQSRGHHTAKIDPLGIRGTNDAKGFANIKPKELTLEHYGFTEKDMDTEYTLGPGILPRFKRDGREKMTLREIVDACERIYCGSFGVEFIHIPDRDKCDWLRERLEVPNPFKYSVDEKRRVLDRLIWSSSFESFLATKYPNDKRFGLEGCETLVPGMKALIDRSVDYGVKDIVIGMPHRGRLNVLSNVVRKPNESIFSEFAGTSGGEDEGSGDVKYHLGMNFERPTPSGKRVQLSLVANPSHLEAEDPVVLGKTRAIQHYNNDEKTHRTAMSVLLHGDAAFAAQGIVYECLGFHSLPAFSTGGTIHLVVNNQIGFTTDPRFARSTAYCTDIAKAIDAPVFHVNADDVEAVNFVCQLAADWRAEFQHDVVIDLNCYRKYGHNETDQPSFTQPLMYKRINAKEPQIDIYVNKLIEEGSFSKADVEEHKQWVWGMLEESFTKSKDYTPTSKEWTTSAWNGFKSPKELATEVLATNETNVKSTTLEHIGNAIGSVPEGFQVHRNLKRILSNRTKSVVEGKNIDFPTAEALAFGTLVTEGYHVRVSGQDVERGTFSQRHAVFHDQETEDTHTPLQNLSQDQGKFVISNSSLSEFGALGFEYGYSLSSPHALVMWEAQFGDFANNAQCIIDQFIASGEVKWMQRTGLVMSLPHGYDGQGPEHSSGRLERYLQLSNEDPREFPTGEKLVRQHQDCNMQIAYFTSPANLFHALRRQMHRQYRKPLIIFFSKSLLRHPLARSDIEAFTGENAGFQWIIPDPEHETGAIKSPDQIERVVLCTGQVWAALHKYRADNNIDNVAFTRIEQLNPFPWQQLKENLDQYPNAKTIVWCQEEPLNAGAWSFTQPRIETLLNNTEHHTRKHVMYAGRNPSASVATGLKNVHTKEEKDFLEMAFTVKQDKLKGE from the exons ATGTTGAGGAATTCGCTTTGTAGAGCTAGCTCGCAGCTCCTTCGCGGTGCTCGATGCTCTGCTGCCTCTTCTaccgcctccatctcgaccCTCTCGGCCCGCACCTCATCATGGAAGCTCGCTGCCTCCCGTCGTCCTCTGGCTGTCGGTGCTCGTCGCACCTATGCGACCAGCGCGACCTCGTCACCCCCCGACCCCAACGATAACTTCCTTTCCGGAAGCACCGCCAGCTACATCGATGAGATGTACATGCAGTGGAGACAAGATCCCGAGAGCGTCCACGTCTCTTGGCAGGTCTACTTCAAGAACATGGAGGGCGGCGAGATGCCCATCTCTCAGGCTTTCCAGCCTCCTCCTAACCTGGTTCCTGGCATGACTGGCGGCGTCCCTCGTCTTTCTGGCAACTTGGCCATGGAGGACGGTTCCGATGTCACCAACCATCTCAAGGTCCAGCTTCTCGTCCGCGCTTACCAGTCTCGCGGCCACCACACCGCCAAGATTGACCCTCTCGGTATCCGAGGCACCAATGACGCCAAGGGTttcgccaacatcaagcctAAGGAATTGACTCTCGAGCACTACGGATTCACTGAGAAGGATATGGACACCGAGTACACTCTCGGCCCCGGTATCTTGCCTCGCTTCAAGCGTGATGGCCGTGAGAAGATGACTCTCCGCGAGATCGTTGACGCTTGCGAGAGAATCTACTGCGGTTCTTTCGGTGTTGAGTTCATTCACATTCCTGACCGTGACAAGTGCGACTGGCTCCGTGAGCGTCTCGAGGTCCCCAACCCTTTCAAGTACTctgttgatgagaagcgcCGTGTCCTCGACCGTCTTATCTGGAGTTCCAGCTTTGAGTCTTTCCTAGCCACCAAGTACCCCAACGATAAGCGATTCGGTCTCGAGGGTTGCGAAACCCTTGTTCCTGGTATGAAGGCTCTTATTGACCGCAGTGTTGACTACGGTGTCAAGGATATCGTTATCGGTATGCCCCATCGTGGTCGTCTCAACGTCCTCTCCAACGTCGTCCGAAAGCCCAACGAGTCAATCTTCAGCGAGTTTGCTGGTACAtctggtggtgaggatgagggcTCTGGTGACGTCAAGTACCATCTTGGTATGAACTTTGAGCGCCCCACGCCTTCTGGCAAGCGCGTGCAGCTTTCTCTGGTCGCCAACCCTTCGCatctcgaggccgaggaccCCGTCGTCCTGGGCAAGACCCGTGCTATCCAGCACTACAACAACGATGAGAAGACCCACCGTACTGCCATGAGTGTTCTCCTCCACGGTGATGCTGCCTTTGCTGCTCAGGGTATCGTCTACGAGTGTCTCGGCTTCCACTCTCTCCCTGCCTTCTCCACTGGAGGCACCATCCACCTGGTTGTCAACAACCAGATTGGTTTCACAACCGACCCCCGTTTCGCCCGATCCACCGCCTACTGTACCGATATTGCCAAGGCTATCGACGCCCCCGTCTTCCACGTTAACGCCGACGATGTCGAGGCCGTCAACTTTGTCTGCCAGCTCGCTGCCGATTGGCGCGCCGAGTTCCAGCACGATGTTGTCATCGATCTCAACTGTTACCGAAAGTACGGTCACAACGAGACGGATCAGCCTTCTTTCACACAGCCTCTCATGTACAAGCGCATCAACGCCAAGGAGCCTCAAATTGACATCTACGTCAACAAGCTTATCGAGGAGGGTTCTTTCTCCAAGGCCGATGTCGAGGAGCACAAGCAGTGGGTCTGGGGTATGCTCGAGGAGAGCTtcaccaagtccaaggatTACACACCTACCTCCAAGGAGTGGACCACCTCCGCCTGGAACGGCTTCAAGTCCCCTAAGGAGCTGGCTACTGAGGTTCTTGCCACCAACGAGACCAACGTCAAGAGCACTACCCTCGAGCACATTGGTAACGCCATTGGGAGCGTTCCCGAGGGCTTCCAAGTTCACCGCAACCTGAAGCGTATCCTAAGCAACAGAACCAAgtctgttgttgagggtaaGAACATCGACTTCCCTACCGCTGAGGCCCTGGCTTTCGGTACTCTCGTAACTGAGGGTTACCACGTCCGTGTCTCCGGTCAGGATGTTGAGCGTGGTACTTTCTCTCAGCGTCACGCTGTCTTCCACGACCAGGAGACTGAGGATACCCACACTCCCCTCCAGAACCTGAGCCAGGACCAGGGCAAGtttgtcatctccaactcttctctGAGTGAGTTCGGTGCCCTTGGTTTCGAGTACGGTTACTCTCTGTCATCTCCTCATGCTCTTGTCATGTGGGAGGCTCAATTCGGTGACTTTGCCAACAACGCTCAATGTATCATCGACCAGTTCATCGCCTCTGGTGAAGTTAAGTGGATGCAGCGAACAggtcttgtcatgtctctGCCCCACGGTTACGATGGTCAGGGCCCTGAGCACTCCTCTGGACGTCTCGAGCGATAcctccagctcagcaacGAGGACCCTCGAGAGTTCCccactggcgagaagctcgtcCGTCAACACCAGGACTGCAACATGCAGATCGCCTACTTCACCTCTCCCGCCAACCTGTTCCACGCTCTCCGCCGACAGATGCACCGCCAGTACCGCAAGC CccttatcatcttcttctccaagtcTCTCCTCCGTCACCCTCTTGCTCGCAGCGACATTGAGGCTTTCACTGGCGAGAACGCCGGATTCCAGTGGATCATCCCTGACCCTGAGCATGAGACTGGTGCTATCAAGTCTCCTGACCAGATTGAGCGTGTTGTTCTGTGCACCGGTCAAGTTTGGGCTGCCCTCCACAAGTACCGAgctgacaacaacatcgacaacgtcgCTTTCACTCGCATTGAGCAGCTGAACCCCTTCCCTTGGCAACAACTCAAGGAGAACCTCGACCAGTACCCCAACGCCAAGACCATCGTCTGGTGCCAGGAGGAGCCTCTCAACGCCGGTGCCTGGAGCTTCACTCAGCCCCGTATCGAGACTCtgctcaacaacaccgaGCACCACACCCGCAAGCACGTCATGTACGCTGGCCGAAACCCCAGTGCCTCTGTCGCCACTGGTCTCAAGAACGTccacaccaaggaggagaaggacttCCTCGAGATGGCTTTCACTGTCAAGCAGGACAAGCTCAAAGGCGAGTAA